In Marinobacterium sp. LSUCC0821, the DNA window GTTGCGGCGGTTAAACCGATGACTGGGGTATCTATGCCCTGCTGACGAAGTCCTTCAACAAATTTATAACCATTCATTTTCGGCATGAATATATCGGAGAGAATCAGGTCGAAACTCTGCTCTTGTACTTTGAGCAGCGCCTCTTCGCCATTATTAGCCACGACTGGGTGTGCACCCTTCTGCTCCAACATACGTTTGGTCAGCATTTGTATAGTTGGGTTATCCTCAGCCAATAGAACAGCGAGTCCGCGCAGCGCCTCAGTATCAGCATCAGTATCAGTATCAGTATCAGTATCAGTATCAGTATCAGTATCAGTGGCAAGCTTTGAAAGCTTTGCGTCAAAGCGCAACACAAAACGGGACCCACCCTCTAATCCGGGTTCGTAGGTAAGATCCCCACCCATGGCTGCTGCAATTTCACGACAGACATAGAGCCCAAGACCAGTACCTTCTGCATCACTAGAGCCGCGCGAAAATGCACTAAATAGATTCTCAATCTGCTCTGCAGGGATACCCACACCATTATCAGCAACCACAAGGGTGACAGACTTAACTCCGTCATTAACAATGGCCTCAGCCTCTATGCGAACCTCACTCCCTTTCGAGTGGATAATCGCATTTTTAGTCAAGTTAGAGACCAGCTGTTTTAGCAGATGCGCCTCGATATCTATTCGTTCGGAGGTTAACCCATCGAAGCCAACCTTAAGGGTTACGCCGCTCTGTTTAGCGATTGGGGTTAATATCTGTAACTGATCATTCAGAAGGTCTGCAAGTACAACAGAATTAATACTTGCTTGGCTCATCTTCTCAGGCTGCGCAACGGTACGAAGCGTATCGATTACACCCAAGAGTTGATCGATGGTGGAAGAGAATAGCGCTGTGTTAATCTGACCATCGCCCTGCTGCGCATCGTCGAGAATCATCTTCAAAGATGCCGTTGGGGTACGTAGCTCATGCCCAATCACAGCATACATCTGTGCTTGACGATCCTGCTCTTGCACTAGTTTTGTTAATGCCTGCTGAAGCTGATCGGCCTGCTGTTCAGCCTGTTCCCTAGCCTGCACCTCATCAGTTATATCCAGGGAAAGGCCCAAGAAACTTGTGCGACCATCTGCATCTCGCTTTACGCGAGATACTCTCATGTAGTGCAGCTCACCATTAGCAAGGTAAAAAGGATGCACAAAAGATTGCAGCTCGCCATTTTGTGACTCGTCCATGGCCTTTTTAGGGGTTAAAAACAGAGCACGGGTCTCATCCGTTTGGTATGCATAGAAGAGCTCTATGTCGCGTTCTTCATCGGTATGACCTAGACCCAGGCGGTTAGAGACTTCAGCATTACATTTGAATGTACGTGAATCTGGGAAGAATTCGATTAGACCAATACCACCTGAGTTAGATACAAGCTCAATAAGATCAGAAAACTCGTGTGCTTGCTTTAACGCATGAGTCTCTTCTGTGATATCAATGGAAGATCCAAAGAAAACCAGCGAACCCTCACGCTGTATGTTTGCACCTGTCACTCGCATGGTGCGTAACTCGCCATCAATCCATTGGTCATGAACGAAGGTACGTTCTGTCCC includes these proteins:
- a CDS encoding PAS domain-containing sensor histidine kinase, encoding MKSMTSAESDFLNRTVIRAVQILLVCMSPALFMSIYRAFTLDGAYAIIAIQSVLYLMIAAAALPQLPINFKARILMIAFVAFVIGIAGVARNHTIFIGFAYFWLGFIFLSVILAGVSRYLIPALGYGFLLLYAVNAGFEGAVQGISHFMGFSGMTWSSIYILSAVLNRATQQRDEYADIAEQLSEAQSDLAKTLRIRDLQQSRQSQVAKAANIAFFEYDFTTGLIDGDAQLQRRYGRSESDGPITLLERADSFPEESLALISGEILELSLMPVGTERTFVHDQWIDGELRTMRVTGANIQREGSLVFFGSSIDITEETHALKQAHEFSDLIELVSNSGGIGLIEFFPDSRTFKCNAEVSNRLGLGHTDEERDIELFYAYQTDETRALFLTPKKAMDESQNGELQSFVHPFYLANGELHYMRVSRVKRDADGRTSFLGLSLDITDEVQAREQAEQQADQLQQALTKLVQEQDRQAQMYAVIGHELRTPTASLKMILDDAQQGDGQINTALFSSTIDQLLGVIDTLRTVAQPEKMSQASINSVVLADLLNDQLQILTPIAKQSGVTLKVGFDGLTSERIDIEAHLLKQLVSNLTKNAIIHSKGSEVRIEAEAIVNDGVKSVTLVVADNGVGIPAEQIENLFSAFSRGSSDAEGTGLGLYVCREIAAAMGGDLTYEPGLEGGSRFVLRFDAKLSKLATDTDTDTDTDTDTDTDADTEALRGLAVLLAEDNPTIQMLTKRMLEQKGAHPVVANNGEEALLKVQEQSFDLILSDIFMPKMNGYKFVEGLRQQGIDTPVIGLTAATIGEETDKMLAAGANAVLSKPVNIKELTKLVASFKV